Proteins found in one Bremerella volcania genomic segment:
- a CDS encoding MBL fold metallo-hydrolase, with protein MPIVHPGILEVRALGLNFFVLRDDKGLYVIDGGFIGGWRLFQHALRQEGWQDEPVRGVIVTHGHLDHILNVSHLAKAYGAWIAAPRLDADHYAGRPKYSGHSRVTGWLEAVGRVTLAYHKFKPDHWLDDGDRLEIFSGVQAVHLPGHTRGHMGFWWEEQGILFTGDLFVSYRDQARLPLNIFNIDSEQNVRSIQTALAINPRGVLPNHGNLASPEEHLCRLKKLFERLSDH; from the coding sequence ATGCCTATCGTTCATCCTGGAATCCTGGAGGTCCGTGCCCTGGGACTGAACTTCTTCGTCCTGCGGGATGACAAGGGGCTTTACGTCATCGATGGTGGGTTTATCGGAGGCTGGCGATTGTTCCAGCACGCGCTGCGGCAAGAGGGTTGGCAAGACGAGCCGGTCCGCGGTGTCATCGTCACGCATGGCCATCTCGATCATATCTTGAACGTCTCCCACCTGGCCAAAGCGTATGGGGCCTGGATCGCGGCACCCCGATTGGATGCCGATCATTACGCCGGTCGCCCGAAGTATTCAGGCCATTCCCGCGTGACCGGCTGGCTTGAAGCCGTAGGGCGCGTGACGCTCGCTTACCACAAATTCAAGCCAGATCATTGGCTGGACGACGGGGATCGGCTCGAGATCTTTTCCGGCGTCCAAGCCGTTCACTTGCCAGGGCATACCCGCGGGCACATGGGATTCTGGTGGGAAGAGCAGGGGATTCTGTTCACAGGCGATTTGTTTGTCAGCTACCGCGATCAGGCCCGGCTGCCGCTGAACATCTTCAACATCGATTCCGAGCAAAACGTGCGCAGCATTCAGACGGCACTGGCGATCAATCCCCGCGGAGTCCTGCCCAATCACGGAAATCTTGCCTCGCCGGAAGAACATCTTTGTCGGCTTAAGAAATTGTTCGAGCGGTTATCGGATCACTGA
- a CDS encoding UDP-glucuronic acid decarboxylase family protein, with amino-acid sequence MSQIKRILVAGGAGFLGSRICEELVAQGHDVICVDNFFTSQKTNVVDLLPKPNFEVIRHDIIHPLWLEVDEIYNMACPAAPGHYQFNPIKTMKTSVMGSINLLGMAKRCRAKYLYASTSEIYGDPEVHPQPETYRGSVNTLGIRACYDEGKRAGETLCMDYHRMNGVQVRIVRIFNTYGPRMHPYDGRVISNFIRQAFTGEPITIYGDGSQTRSFCYRDDLVRGILKMMASDQVGPINIGNPKEFSIRQLAELVVKLTGSKSEIIYTDLPADDPKQRQPDITLAKKHLAWEPTTQLEEGLKQTIDWFKTIDLSQYRPPTPNF; translated from the coding sequence ATGTCTCAGATCAAACGCATTTTGGTGGCCGGCGGGGCTGGCTTTTTAGGATCGCGAATCTGCGAAGAGTTGGTCGCACAAGGTCACGACGTGATCTGCGTCGATAACTTCTTTACCAGCCAGAAGACGAACGTCGTCGACCTGTTGCCCAAGCCCAATTTTGAGGTCATTCGTCACGACATCATCCATCCCCTGTGGCTGGAGGTGGACGAGATCTACAACATGGCCTGTCCGGCGGCGCCCGGCCACTATCAATTTAATCCTATCAAGACGATGAAAACGTCGGTGATGGGTTCGATCAATTTGCTGGGGATGGCCAAGCGTTGCCGCGCGAAGTATCTGTATGCGTCGACGTCGGAAATCTATGGTGATCCCGAAGTTCATCCGCAGCCGGAAACCTATCGCGGCAGCGTCAACACGCTGGGCATCCGCGCTTGCTACGACGAAGGGAAGCGAGCCGGTGAAACGCTGTGCATGGATTACCATCGCATGAATGGCGTGCAGGTTCGCATCGTGCGTATTTTCAACACGTATGGACCGCGGATGCATCCGTATGATGGCCGCGTGATCTCGAACTTCATACGCCAGGCCTTTACCGGCGAACCGATCACCATCTACGGCGACGGCTCGCAGACGCGTTCGTTCTGCTACCGCGACGACCTGGTGCGCGGCATCCTGAAGATGATGGCAAGCGATCAGGTCGGCCCCATCAATATCGGGAACCCCAAGGAGTTCTCGATCCGACAACTGGCCGAGTTGGTCGTAAAGTTGACTGGATCGAAGTCGGAAATCATCTACACCGACCTGCCCGCTGACGATCCCAAACAGCGTCAGCCAGATATCACCTTGGCCAAAAAGCACCTGGCATGGGAACCAACCACGCAATTGGAAGAAGGGCTCAAGCAAACGATCGACTGGTTCAAAACGATTGATCTGTCGCAGTATCGCCCCCCGACGCCGAATTTTTAG
- a CDS encoding LamG domain-containing protein, giving the protein MKARPRWSRWIAVAAFFVVLSTAAPSLLAQHNILLVTSNDGSVTSEESARRSTFQTWGHTVTTIWAGASQTTFNNAYASVDLAYIPEDVDSSTLGTKLRLAPIGVINEESQLDDELGFSDTGGSERFATQIYVPSLGYSITIVSSTQPLTQMSGNLAPGLTVEGRTSSSGAITAATLEVGATLANTLLSNSNAAGRRVRLPIAGNSFQWSSLNSTGYTLVQQAIAFAAASSEQLELHWQLDEGSGTTLSDVSGNNRHGSFQTGTPTWATGPRDGALDFSGSNDARSNATFDPPARGTVAFWMKRDNSVSSTQRILGVSNDWEIRMETDGLVTFDLGGSGTASGFVTNSSLMVVNRWYHVVGVYDTVDDTYAIYIDGQLHKTGSYNLVDQGANYLSLGTRTGSSERFDGTVDDLRIYNYELDAQEVAELYGLVGHWKFDEGSGSVAADSTAFGNDATINGATWSTDCAGNTILSFDGSGDNAQTNSNFAPPAEGTIAFWFLSTDPTASHQRLWGVGGDYEMRQDTDGVVYCDITSDGAGGGFYSDPLMGAKWYHFVAVYDTSDDSYAIYIDGQLHKSGISANNLASQSANRLTFGTRTGSSEYWQGAMRDFRIYNRKILTSEILELAGVIAHYELDETSGSIAYDSTLAGNHATYIGAPTLAVGGPNSAELGTAVELDGSTQYVTSGKSLLNGLSQFTIAGWIYFDSLTANRSFFGQNDVVELGINGADGQIHIWTANGGSFYTAGTLSTGRWIHVAAVGDGSSLSVYVNGTLLHMEGSSIGSGTYGSSSSYFKIGEGVYAPSGDYLDARVDDVRVYSRALCASEIQALSSGQVTQGVRIIRWTEIQ; this is encoded by the coding sequence ATGAAGGCTCGCCCACGCTGGTCGAGATGGATCGCTGTTGCTGCATTTTTCGTGGTGCTGAGTACCGCTGCGCCGTCGCTCTTGGCTCAGCATAATATTTTGCTGGTGACCTCCAACGATGGCAGTGTAACGAGTGAAGAATCTGCCCGGCGTTCGACTTTTCAGACGTGGGGACATACCGTGACCACGATTTGGGCCGGGGCGTCGCAGACGACGTTCAACAACGCTTATGCATCCGTGGACTTGGCCTACATTCCGGAAGATGTCGATAGCTCGACTCTCGGCACCAAGCTTAGACTGGCTCCTATCGGTGTGATCAATGAAGAGTCGCAGCTTGACGATGAATTGGGGTTTTCCGACACAGGAGGTAGTGAACGTTTTGCAACGCAGATCTATGTTCCAAGTTTGGGTTACAGCATCACCATTGTTTCGTCCACTCAGCCCCTCACGCAAATGAGTGGCAATCTGGCTCCTGGGTTGACCGTAGAAGGACGGACAAGCTCTAGTGGTGCCATCACGGCGGCAACTTTAGAAGTTGGCGCTACTTTGGCCAACACCCTGCTCAGTAATTCAAACGCTGCCGGCCGACGTGTCCGTTTGCCGATCGCTGGAAATAGTTTTCAGTGGTCGTCCTTGAACAGCACAGGTTATACGTTAGTTCAGCAAGCGATTGCCTTCGCAGCAGCGTCAAGTGAGCAACTAGAACTTCACTGGCAGCTCGACGAGGGATCGGGAACGACTCTCAGCGACGTTTCAGGCAACAATCGCCACGGCTCGTTTCAGACCGGGACTCCGACATGGGCCACGGGACCGAGAGACGGAGCCCTTGATTTCAGTGGATCGAATGATGCTCGCTCCAATGCTACCTTCGATCCGCCAGCGCGGGGGACGGTCGCTTTCTGGATGAAACGGGATAATTCGGTCAGCAGTACCCAACGAATACTCGGTGTGTCGAACGACTGGGAAATTCGCATGGAAACGGATGGCCTTGTCACGTTCGATCTGGGGGGATCTGGCACGGCCAGCGGATTCGTGACCAACAGTTCCTTAATGGTGGTCAATCGTTGGTATCACGTAGTGGGCGTTTACGACACGGTCGATGACACCTATGCGATTTATATTGACGGCCAACTCCATAAGACCGGTTCCTACAACCTGGTGGACCAAGGGGCCAACTATCTTTCGCTGGGAACGCGGACCGGTTCGAGCGAACGCTTTGATGGAACGGTCGACGACCTGCGAATCTACAATTACGAACTCGATGCCCAGGAAGTTGCTGAGTTATACGGACTGGTCGGGCATTGGAAGTTTGACGAAGGAAGTGGCAGCGTCGCGGCAGATAGTACGGCTTTCGGCAATGATGCCACGATCAATGGCGCGACCTGGTCGACCGACTGCGCCGGCAATACGATTCTGTCCTTCGACGGTTCCGGCGACAACGCCCAAACCAATTCCAACTTCGCGCCTCCTGCGGAAGGGACGATTGCGTTCTGGTTCTTAAGTACGGATCCAACGGCTTCGCATCAGCGGCTGTGGGGCGTCGGCGGCGACTACGAAATGCGTCAGGATACCGATGGCGTTGTGTACTGCGACATCACATCGGATGGGGCTGGGGGCGGTTTTTATTCCGATCCGCTGATGGGGGCGAAGTGGTATCACTTCGTCGCCGTGTACGACACAAGCGATGATAGCTACGCGATCTACATCGATGGCCAGTTGCATAAGAGCGGCATTTCCGCGAATAACTTAGCGTCGCAATCGGCCAATCGACTTACTTTCGGAACACGCACTGGCTCATCCGAATACTGGCAAGGGGCGATGCGCGATTTCCGGATCTATAACCGCAAGATCCTGACCTCCGAGATTCTGGAGTTGGCCGGGGTGATTGCTCATTATGAACTGGACGAGACAAGTGGATCGATCGCCTACGACTCGACCTTGGCAGGCAATCATGCCACGTATATTGGTGCACCAACGCTTGCCGTCGGCGGGCCGAACTCGGCTGAACTGGGAACGGCCGTCGAACTAGATGGCTCGACGCAATACGTCACCAGTGGGAAGAGCTTGCTCAATGGGCTAAGTCAATTCACGATCGCCGGCTGGATCTACTTCGACTCGCTCACGGCAAATCGTTCGTTCTTCGGGCAGAACGACGTAGTTGAACTGGGCATCAATGGCGCCGACGGACAGATCCACATATGGACGGCGAACGGGGGCTCGTTCTACACGGCCGGTACCCTTTCCACAGGGCGATGGATCCATGTCGCCGCGGTGGGTGATGGGAGCTCACTTTCGGTCTACGTGAATGGAACGCTCCTTCACATGGAAGGCAGTTCGATTGGCAGTGGCACGTACGGCAGCAGTAGTTCGTACTTTAAAATTGGCGAAGGTGTTTACGCTCCTTCCGGAGACTACCTGGATGCCCGCGTCGACGACGTACGTGTCTATAGCCGCGCGCTGTGTGCCTCGGAAATCCAAGCCTTATCATCCGGCCAGGTTACCCAGGGTGTCCGAATCATCCGCTGGACCGAGATTCAATAG
- a CDS encoding epimerase produces MTTTPNPRRVVIAGGSGFLGISLAHHLHENDYEVVLLSRSAPKCDGPWKHVAWDGRTLGNWKNCLGGALGMVNLAGRTVDCIKTPDHQDEILRSRVESTRVLGLAVRAIDQPPPVWVQMGTAHIYGDPPKAICTEGSSLGIGLAPLVGKAWEEEFHTAKLPAQRGVVLRTSFVVGRNRGAGGGALDRLSLLTRLGLGGRVGSGKQGFSWIHEHDLNRLFQQALTQDSMQGIYIASAPNPVSQVEFMQALRDALGVRFGLPAFAWMVRLGAPWLLKTDPNLALYGRYVRSERLPSEGFTFQFPEVGPALKNIVGRAI; encoded by the coding sequence GTGACCACCACCCCCAACCCTCGCCGAGTCGTCATCGCAGGCGGTAGTGGTTTCCTGGGCATCTCGCTGGCTCATCACCTCCACGAAAACGACTACGAGGTGGTTCTTCTTTCGCGCAGTGCCCCCAAGTGTGACGGCCCCTGGAAACATGTTGCCTGGGATGGTCGAACCCTCGGTAATTGGAAGAATTGCTTAGGCGGAGCACTCGGCATGGTTAACCTGGCAGGGCGCACGGTCGACTGCATTAAAACCCCCGATCACCAAGATGAAATCCTTCGCTCACGCGTGGAGTCGACCAGAGTCCTCGGCCTGGCAGTACGAGCCATCGACCAGCCGCCGCCTGTTTGGGTGCAGATGGGAACGGCCCACATTTATGGCGATCCGCCGAAAGCGATCTGCACCGAAGGCTCTTCACTGGGGATCGGCCTGGCACCCTTGGTGGGCAAGGCCTGGGAAGAGGAGTTCCACACCGCGAAGCTTCCCGCGCAGCGCGGCGTAGTGCTTCGAACCAGCTTCGTCGTCGGTCGAAACCGCGGTGCGGGTGGCGGTGCTCTTGATCGCTTGAGTCTCCTCACACGATTGGGGCTCGGCGGCCGTGTCGGTTCCGGTAAACAAGGATTCAGTTGGATACACGAACACGATCTGAATCGTCTTTTCCAACAAGCGCTGACTCAGGACAGCATGCAAGGTATCTACATCGCTTCGGCTCCTAACCCAGTCTCGCAAGTCGAGTTCATGCAAGCCCTACGCGACGCTTTGGGCGTCCGGTTCGGCCTGCCTGCGTTTGCGTGGATGGTTCGTCTGGGGGCACCCTGGCTGCTGAAAACGGATCCGAACCTGGCGCTTTATGGCCGTTACGTACGTTCCGAACGATTGCCCAGCGAAGGATTTACGTTTCAGTTCCCCGAGGTGGGGCCGGCGCTGAAGAACATTGTGGGTCGCGCCATTTGA
- a CDS encoding UDP-glucose dehydrogenase family protein produces the protein MKLAVIGTGYVGLVTGTCFSDLGNEVTCIDVNQAKVEGLKKGIIPIYEPGLSELVLRNHEEGRLQFTTDAAEVIPDADIVYIAVGTPQSDSGAADLSAVWKVVEGIAPHLREDALVVVKSTVPVGTNGKVYDMLKKLCGREVNVASNPEFLKEGSAISDFMYPDRVVCGVRNEAAEELLQTLHAPLVRTGKPILFMSPESSELTKYAANALLATKISFINEIANLSEKVGADINDVRIGMGHDQRIGFQFLFPGLGYGGSCFPKDVRALASLAESLELHPKIMRAVDEVNVHQRASLVRKIDAFYGGDVAGKTFGVWGLAFKPKTDDIREAPALELLSYLVEKGAIIHVHDPEAMENVQAQFGDKIHKYCKSEMEAIDGADCLAINTEWNEYRTPDFKKLKAKMTTPTIFDGRNLFDLGTMEKHGFTYFSVGRRPVDVSQA, from the coding sequence ATGAAGCTAGCAGTCATAGGCACAGGCTACGTCGGTCTGGTTACGGGGACCTGTTTCTCGGATTTGGGTAATGAAGTCACGTGCATCGACGTCAATCAGGCCAAAGTGGAAGGCCTGAAAAAAGGCATCATCCCCATCTACGAGCCAGGCTTGTCGGAACTGGTTCTGCGAAACCATGAAGAAGGTCGACTTCAGTTCACGACCGACGCCGCTGAAGTGATCCCGGACGCCGATATTGTGTACATCGCCGTCGGCACGCCGCAATCCGATAGCGGAGCGGCCGATCTTTCTGCCGTGTGGAAAGTCGTCGAAGGGATTGCGCCCCATCTGCGAGAAGACGCGTTGGTGGTCGTGAAGAGCACCGTCCCGGTCGGCACGAACGGCAAAGTTTACGATATGCTCAAAAAGCTATGCGGCCGCGAAGTCAACGTGGCGAGCAATCCCGAGTTCCTGAAAGAAGGCTCGGCTATCTCGGACTTCATGTACCCCGATCGCGTCGTCTGCGGCGTGCGTAACGAAGCGGCCGAGGAATTGCTGCAGACGCTGCATGCCCCGCTGGTTCGCACCGGCAAGCCGATCTTGTTCATGAGTCCCGAAAGCTCGGAACTGACGAAGTACGCCGCCAATGCCTTGCTGGCCACCAAGATCAGCTTCATCAACGAGATCGCCAATCTCAGTGAAAAGGTGGGTGCCGACATCAACGATGTGCGGATCGGCATGGGGCATGATCAGCGGATCGGTTTTCAGTTTCTCTTTCCTGGCTTGGGCTACGGCGGAAGCTGTTTCCCGAAAGACGTCCGGGCCTTAGCCTCTTTGGCTGAATCGCTGGAACTACACCCAAAGATCATGCGGGCCGTTGACGAAGTCAACGTTCATCAGCGGGCATCGCTGGTTCGCAAGATCGATGCCTTCTATGGCGGCGACGTTGCCGGCAAGACGTTTGGTGTCTGGGGGCTCGCCTTCAAGCCGAAGACCGACGACATTCGCGAGGCACCGGCACTGGAACTGCTGAGCTACCTGGTCGAAAAGGGAGCGATCATTCACGTGCATGATCCTGAAGCGATGGAAAACGTTCAGGCCCAATTCGGCGACAAGATCCACAAGTACTGCAAAAGCGAGATGGAAGCGATCGATGGTGCCGATTGCCTGGCAATCAACACCGAGTGGAACGAATACCGCACGCCGGACTTCAAGAAGCTGAAGGCCAAAATGACGACCCCGACCATCTTCGACGGACGTAACCTGTTCGACCTGGGCACCATGGAAAAGCACGGGTTCACGTACTTTTCGGTGGGACGTCGTCCGGTCGATGTTTCCCAAGCCTAG
- the sugE gene encoding quaternary ammonium compound efflux SMR transporter SugE — translation MAWWILLAAGLLEVVWAVGLKYTEGFTRFWPSLLTAVALAGSMYLLSVAVRDLPIGTAYAVWVGIGAAGTAILGMVVLNEPVSPIRLFFMALLAIAILGLKFSTAAA, via the coding sequence ATGGCTTGGTGGATTCTATTGGCAGCAGGCCTTCTCGAAGTCGTTTGGGCGGTCGGTCTAAAATACACCGAAGGTTTTACCCGCTTCTGGCCCAGCTTACTAACGGCGGTCGCTTTGGCCGGAAGTATGTACCTCCTCTCGGTGGCGGTTCGCGATCTGCCGATAGGAACCGCCTATGCGGTTTGGGTCGGGATCGGAGCGGCAGGTACCGCCATTTTGGGGATGGTAGTCCTGAATGAACCTGTCTCGCCAATCCGCTTGTTTTTCATGGCATTACTGGCGATTGCCATTCTTGGCTTGAAGTTCAGCACGGCGGCTGCGTAA
- a CDS encoding sugar porter family MFS transporter has translation MLHRIIFWSVTASLAGFLFGFDTVVISGAEKTIQQLWGLKDFQHGLAMSAALWGTVIGSMVGFWPTDHFGRQKTLVSIGILYLVSAVWSALANDPYSFMLARFIGGLGVGISTVTSPLYISEISPPQNRGKLAGMFQFNIVFGILIAFLSNALIAQWFASSVAEGEVNNAWRWMLGVEAVPALVYSLFCFFLPESPRWLIARQGEREKGIEILRQIMPEDSPGHVEAVADEIEITAQQTMAAGSIWQAKLHVPMMMAFLIAFFNQLSGINAVLYFAPRIFEMTGLGEEAALLTSVGIGVANLIFTFVGLALIDHLGRRTLMIIGSIGYIGSLGLCAWAFQSEYYSIVPPCIFAFIAAHAIGQGAVIWVFISEIFPNRYRAGGQTLGSFTHWFFAATLTLVFPYLVNALAPAIVFGIFCGMMVLQLIWVLLMMPETKGVPLEEIERQLGIHQ, from the coding sequence ATGCTCCATCGAATCATCTTCTGGTCGGTAACGGCTTCTTTGGCCGGTTTTCTGTTTGGTTTCGACACGGTCGTGATCTCTGGCGCCGAAAAGACAATCCAGCAGTTATGGGGGCTCAAGGACTTTCAGCATGGTCTGGCCATGAGTGCCGCCTTGTGGGGAACCGTCATCGGCTCGATGGTTGGTTTCTGGCCGACCGATCACTTCGGTCGCCAAAAGACCCTGGTATCGATCGGCATCCTTTACCTGGTATCGGCCGTGTGGTCAGCCCTGGCGAATGATCCTTATTCCTTCATGCTCGCTCGGTTTATCGGCGGCCTCGGGGTGGGGATCTCGACGGTAACCTCTCCGCTGTATATCTCCGAAATCTCGCCGCCACAAAACCGCGGCAAGCTGGCAGGCATGTTCCAATTTAATATCGTCTTTGGAATCCTGATCGCATTCCTCTCGAACGCACTGATTGCGCAGTGGTTTGCCAGTTCGGTCGCCGAAGGGGAAGTCAACAACGCATGGCGGTGGATGCTGGGAGTCGAAGCGGTTCCCGCACTCGTCTACTCGCTCTTCTGTTTCTTTCTGCCCGAGAGCCCTCGCTGGTTGATAGCCCGCCAGGGAGAACGCGAAAAAGGGATCGAGATCCTGCGGCAGATCATGCCAGAAGACTCGCCCGGTCACGTCGAAGCGGTAGCCGACGAAATCGAGATCACCGCCCAGCAGACAATGGCGGCTGGCAGCATCTGGCAAGCCAAGCTGCATGTGCCGATGATGATGGCCTTTCTGATTGCCTTCTTCAATCAACTCTCCGGAATCAATGCGGTGCTTTACTTCGCTCCGCGAATCTTCGAGATGACAGGCCTCGGCGAAGAAGCCGCCTTGTTGACTTCCGTGGGAATTGGCGTGGCCAACCTGATTTTCACGTTTGTGGGCTTGGCCCTGATCGACCACCTGGGACGCCGCACGTTGATGATCATTGGTTCGATCGGTTACATCGGCTCGCTGGGACTGTGCGCGTGGGCGTTTCAGAGCGAGTATTACTCGATCGTCCCTCCCTGTATTTTCGCCTTCATCGCGGCGCACGCCATCGGGCAAGGAGCGGTGATCTGGGTCTTCATTTCCGAGATTTTCCCGAATCGTTACCGCGCCGGTGGCCAGACGCTCGGCAGCTTCACGCACTGGTTCTTCGCGGCCACGCTGACGCTCGTCTTTCCCTACTTGGTCAACGCATTGGCCCCGGCAATCGTGTTTGGCATCTTCTGCGGCATGATGGTGCTGCAGCTTATCTGGGTCTTATTGATGATGCCTGAGACGAAAGGAGTTCCCCTGGAAGAAATCGAGCGGCAACTGGGCATTCATCAGTGA
- a CDS encoding alkaline phosphatase PhoX, which produces MAESKSRREFLSDTFSVFGSFAIGGALSTFGERTALGEAARQSTPLIPVRDEATGLPLIKLPEGFRYVSFGWTGDEMADGQSTPAAHDGMGVIGKKGNKLLLTRNHELGNAGPAFNFKNGSPYDRSATGGCTQLEFDMRRGQWLTSYGAISGTVRNCAGGVTPWASWLTCEETLYGPEDGNKLSHYEQEHGWVFEVPADGTATAKPIKEMGRFVHEAVAIDRKTGYVYLTEDQGSSGFYRFRPTQPGKLAEGGVLEIAEVVGQPDLRGGFPDGSTFPVKWHRIANPALEKTSPNAKVDSVFEQGQKLGGSTFSRLEGCWYGNDLIYFDATDGGAAKAGQIWQFDPQQQTVTLLYESRSKRVLNMPDNLCVSPQGGLILCEDNDYAGEAPLPQRMLTLSKDGRLNTFAENNVILNGEHNGLRGSFVDKEWAGSTFSPDGKWLFANIQTPGITVAITGPWEDVLI; this is translated from the coding sequence ATGGCAGAATCTAAATCGCGGCGCGAGTTTCTCAGTGATACCTTTTCTGTTTTCGGGTCATTCGCCATCGGAGGTGCGCTATCGACCTTTGGCGAGCGAACGGCACTCGGCGAAGCGGCTCGGCAATCGACTCCTCTGATCCCGGTTAGGGACGAAGCAACCGGCCTGCCCCTTATAAAACTCCCGGAAGGGTTTCGCTACGTCTCGTTTGGTTGGACAGGCGATGAAATGGCCGATGGCCAGTCGACTCCAGCCGCGCACGACGGGATGGGTGTGATTGGCAAAAAGGGAAACAAGCTGCTGCTGACGCGGAATCACGAACTCGGCAACGCCGGGCCTGCATTCAACTTTAAGAATGGTTCCCCATATGATCGTTCGGCCACTGGGGGTTGTACCCAGCTCGAGTTCGACATGCGACGCGGGCAATGGCTGACCAGCTACGGCGCGATCTCTGGCACCGTCCGCAACTGCGCCGGTGGTGTGACTCCCTGGGCGAGTTGGTTGACGTGCGAAGAGACCCTGTACGGCCCGGAAGATGGAAACAAGTTGTCTCACTACGAGCAGGAGCATGGCTGGGTCTTCGAAGTTCCAGCCGACGGTACGGCCACCGCTAAACCGATCAAGGAAATGGGACGCTTCGTGCACGAGGCCGTCGCCATCGATCGCAAGACTGGCTATGTCTATCTGACCGAAGACCAGGGTAGTTCCGGGTTCTATCGCTTCCGGCCCACGCAGCCTGGCAAGTTGGCCGAGGGTGGCGTGCTGGAAATCGCCGAGGTCGTGGGGCAACCTGACCTGCGGGGGGGATTCCCTGATGGCTCGACCTTCCCAGTGAAGTGGCATCGCATTGCCAACCCTGCTTTGGAAAAGACAAGTCCCAATGCCAAGGTCGACTCGGTGTTCGAGCAAGGCCAGAAGCTGGGGGGCTCGACCTTCTCGCGTCTCGAGGGTTGCTGGTACGGAAACGATCTGATCTACTTCGATGCCACCGATGGCGGCGCCGCCAAGGCAGGGCAGATCTGGCAGTTCGATCCGCAACAGCAGACCGTGACGCTGCTTTATGAGTCGCGCAGCAAACGCGTGCTGAACATGCCAGACAACCTGTGCGTGAGCCCCCAGGGTGGCCTGATTCTGTGCGAAGATAACGACTACGCGGGCGAAGCCCCACTACCGCAGCGGATGCTGACCCTGAGCAAGGATGGCCGGTTGAACACCTTCGCCGAGAACAACGTCATTCTCAACGGCGAGCACAACGGCTTGCGTGGGTCATTCGTCGACAAGGAATGGGCTGGCTCGACCTTCAGCCCCGACGGAAAGTGGCTGTTCGCCAACATCCAGACGCCTGGGATCACGGTTGCGATTACCGGGCCTTGGGAAGACGTGTTGATCTAA